Proteins encoded in a region of the Rutidosis leptorrhynchoides isolate AG116_Rl617_1_P2 chromosome 9, CSIRO_AGI_Rlap_v1, whole genome shotgun sequence genome:
- the LOC139865657 gene encoding chaperone protein ClpD, chloroplastic, whose protein sequence is MEVSSSSSSSSPLSLHRIDFGPPIPTRPVSRFSSKTRFTSSSSSYFGVSITHSPLKSKPNSYKTKRKHGSLTIVAGVFERFTERAIKAVVFSQKEAKKLGKNMVFTQHLLLGLIAEDRSPGGFLESGISIDAARLAVISIWNDLEEVTKDTTTYGSTDVAFSNSTKRVFEAAVEYSRSMGYKFIAPEHIAIGLLTVDDGSATQVLQKLGVNLNNLADVAISRLQGELAKEGREPKQLLKKASFGKASGKPQDKVKGQSALDQFCVDLTANASNGLIDPVIGRETEVERIVQILCRRTKNNPILLGQAGVGKTAIAEGLAIRISDSNVPVFLLTKRVMSLDIGLLISGAKERGELEGRVTSLIREVKESGNVILFIDEVHTLIGSGTVGRGNKGSGLDIGNLLKPSLGRGELQCIASTTMDEYRLHFDKDQALARRFQPVLIEEPNQEDAIHILMGLQEKYEKHHKCKYTLEAINAAVYLSSRYIPDRYLPDKAIDLIDEAGSRARMAYFKKKKEEQIDILSKSPNDYWQEIKAVQAMHDVVLASKHSNLVDQQETNDETALTSTSGDQEPTIVGAGEIAEVASLWSGIPIQQLTADERMLLVGLDQRLKERVCAQDEAVDAICRAVKRSRVGLKDPDRPIAAMLFCGPTGVGKTELTKALAASYFGSEGAMLRLDMSEYMERHTVSKLIGSPPGYVGYGEGGTLTEAIRKRPFTVVLLDEIEKAHPDIFNILLQIFEDGHLTDSQGRRVSFKNALVVMTSNVGSTAIAKGRHNSIGFMLDDDETSSSYAGLKSLVMEELKAYFRPELLNRIDEVVVFRALEKTQMLEILNMMIEEVKKRLVSFGINLEVSTPVMELICEQGFDRSYGARPLRRALTLIIEDPLSESLLSGEFERGDTAVIELDGSGNPIVANKSRRNVYLSDTSSTLS, encoded by the exons ATGGaagtctcatcatcatcatcaagttcGTCTCCACTCTCCCTTCACCGGATCGACTTCGGCCCACCAATTCCAACCCGACCCGTTTCAAGATTCTCTTCAAAAACCCGATTCACATCATCTTCATCCTCATACTTCGGTGTTTCAATCACGCACAGCCCATTAAAATCAAAACCCAATTCGTATAAAACTAAAAGAAAACATGGGTCATTAACAATTGTAGCTGGGGTTTTTGAAAGATTTACAGAACGCGCAATTAAAGCTGTAGTCTTTTCCCAAAAAGAAGCAAAGAAATTGGGTAAAAATATGGTCTTTACACAACATCTATTACTGGGTTTGATTGCTGAAGATAGATCTCCTGGTGGGTTTCTTGAATCAGGGATTAGTATTGATGCTGCAAGATTAGCTGTAATTAGTATTTGGAATGATCTTGAGGAAGTTACTAAGGATACGACGACGTATGGTTCAACAGATGTGGCGTTTTCGAATAGTACGAAAAGGGTGTTTGAAGCTGCAGTTGAGTATTCAAGAAGTATGGGGTATAAGTTTATTGCACCTGAACATATTGCTATTGGTTTGCTTACTGTTGATGATGGTAGTGCTACACAAGTTCTTCAAAA ATTGGGAGTAAATTTGAATAATTTAGCTGATGTGGCGATTTCTAGACTTCAAGGAGAGCTTGCGAAAGAGGGACGAGAGCCTAAACAATTGTTGAAAAAAGCATCTTTTGGTAAAGCATCTGGGAAGCCCCAAGATAAAGTAAAAG GGCAGAGTGCATTGGATCAATTTTGTGTGGATCTTACGGCTAATGCTAGTAATGGACTTATTGATCCTGTGATTGGTCGAGAAACTGAAGTAGAAAGGATCGTTCAGATACTTTGTCGAAGAACTAAAAATAATCCCATTCTTCTTGGTCAAGCCGGGGTCGGGAAAACGGCAATTGCAGAAGGGTTGGCGATTCGTATTTCAGATTCAAATGTCCCCGTGTTTCTCTTG ACGAAACGGGTTATGTCGTTGGATATAGGTTTGTTAATTTCTGGTGCGAAAGAGAGGGGAGAACTAGAGGGACGTGTTACTTCCCTAATTAGGGAGGTAAAGGAGTCCG GCAACGTGATCCTGTTCATCGATGAAGTGCATACGCTCATTGGGTCGGGAACTGTTGGACGAGGTAACAAGGGGTCTGGACTTGACATCGGTAATCTTTTGAAGCCATCTCTTGGAAGGGGTGAATTAcag TGTATTGCATCGACAACTATGGATGAGTACAGATTGCATTTTGACAAGGATCAAGCACTTGCACGCAGATTCCAGCCTGTTTTAATTGAAGAACCTAATCAG GAGGATGCAATTCATATTCTGATGGGTTTGCAAGAAAAATACGAGAAGCATCACAAATGTAAATATACATTGGAGGCCATAAACGCAGCTGTGTACCTGTCGTCAAGATACATTCCCGACAGATATCTTCCGGATAAAGCGATTGATTTGATTGATGAAGCGGGCAGCAGAGCAagaatggcatatttcaaaaagaaaAAAGAAGAGCAAATTGATATACTTTCAAAGTCCCCGAATGATTATTGGCAAGAAATTAAAGCTGTCCAGGCTATGCATGATGTG GTTTTGGCAAGCAAACATAGCAATCTTGTTGACCAGCAGGAGACTAATGACGAGACTGCGTTGACTTCCACATCCGGTGACCAGGA GCCTACGATAGTGGGAGCCGGTGAAATAGCCGAAGTTGCGTCTCTATGGTCAGGAATTCCTATTCAACAGTTGACTGCTGACGAAAGAATGTTATTGGTCGGACTCGATCAACGGTTAAAGGAACGAGTTTGTGCTCAAGATGAAGCTGTGGATGCCATCTGTCGTGCTGTTAAGAGATCGCGTGTCGGCTTAAAAGATCCCGACAGACCAATTGCAGCCATGCTTTTTTGTGGGCCCACAGGAGTTGGCAAAACCGAACTCACAAAAGCTTTAGCCGCATCCTACTTTGGCTCG GAAGGTGCGATGTTAAGATTAGACATGAGTGAATACATGGAGCGACATACAGTTAGCAAGCTAATTGGGTCACCACCCGGTTACGTAGGTTACGGTGAAGGTGGGACCCTTACCGAAGCCATTCGTAAACGTCCTTTTACCGTTGTACTGCTAGACGAAATCGAAAAGGCGCATCCCGATATCTTCAACATTCTTCTTCAAATCTTTGAAGATGGTCACCTTACAGATTCTCAG GGTCGTAGAGTATCGTTTAAAAATGCGTTAGTGGTGATGACTTCTAACGTGGGGTCCACGGCTATTGCAAAAGGTAGACATAACTCTATTGGTTTCATGCTTGATGATGATGAGACCTCGTCATCTTATGCCGGGCTAAAGTCGTTAGTAATGGAAGAACTCAAGGCTTATTTTCGACCCGAGTTACTCAATAGGATCGACGAAGTAGTTGTGTTCCGTGCACTAGAAAAGACTCAG ATGCTCGAGATTTTAAATATGATGATTGAAGAAGTGAAAAAGAGGCTCGTTTCATTTGGAATAAACTTAGAGGTGTCTACACCTGTAATGGAGCTTATATGTGAACAAGGTTTCGATAGGAGTTATGGGGCCCGCCCTCTTCGACGGGCTCTAACTCTCATTATCGAAGATCCTTTAAGTGAATCACTTTTAAGCGGAGAGTTTGAGCGCGGCGACACGGCTGTTATCGAGCTCGATGGGTCAGGAAACCCGATCGTCGCTAACAAGTCACGCAGAAATGTCTACTTGTCTGACACATCATCAACATTGTCCTAG